A genomic region of Solanum dulcamara chromosome 2, daSolDulc1.2, whole genome shotgun sequence contains the following coding sequences:
- the LOC129877504 gene encoding heavy metal-associated isoprenylated plant protein 23-like: MGLGGTLEYICDMVKISHKSNKKKRQFHTVELKVRMDCDGCELKVKKTLSSLSGVKSVEINRKEQKVTVRGYVEANKVLKKAKSTGKKAEIWPYEPYNLVAQPYAVAAYDKKAPPGYVRRVDQISRFEDLTYVTMFSDDNPNACSIM; the protein is encoded by the exons ATGGGTCTTGGAGGAACTTTGGAGTATATTTGTGATATGGTGAAGATTAGTCATAAATCCAACAAGAAGAAGAGGCAGTTTCATACAGTGGAGCTCAAAGTCAGAATGGATTGTGATGGCTGTGAGCTTAAAGTCAAGAAAACTTTGTCTTCATTAAGTG GAGTAAAATCAGTGGAGATAAATAGGAAAGAACAAAAGGTGACAGTAAGAGGATATGTGGAAGCAAACAAAGTGttaaagaaggcaaaatcaacAGGGAAGAAGGCTGAGATTTGGCCTTATGAGCCATACAATTTAGTGGCTCAGCCCTATGCTGTTGCTGCTTATGACAAGAAGGCTCCTCCTGGTTATGTTAGAAGAGTGGATCAAATTTCAAGATTTGAGGACCTTACATATGTTACCATGTTTAGTGATGACAACCCTAATGCTTGCTCCATCatgtaa
- the LOC129877515 gene encoding agamous-like MADS-box protein AGL5: MGRSKLPLLKIESLTNRQVTFSKRRNGILKKVYELSVLCDVDVAIIMFSPSGRLTHYSRKRRIEDILSELISLPDSERGFYINNKESVLWNLRKIEIEDKFCDIERINPAYINANDTTKKIQDEINGLHCKLDEAEGLLRIFEPDTQRITPLHELDLCEKRLQVALNQVRQRMEQLSSNHTSSYEDNMEQINALLQHIDNTQVHEKPPYDLWLELEDYNCQYNHDNNNINSPLYAASETSSISQSSMNLPSPTTYDTMSQTSISGETYHKEGTFNSQNNENFKQSQHSTRNFPTLTLQTSFKFAKPEMSQTSLEGSFSCLIDENLKQSQCSNRVFPAITPLQTSFSFAKAEMETPTSALRPLAPYLQAEATTSSCNNQEGNHETSWFQPKVKKSKHHHSI, encoded by the exons ATGGGAAGAAGTAAGTTGCCATTGTTAAAGATAGAGAGTTTGACAAATAGACAAGTCACATTTAGCAAGAGAAGAAATGGAATTCTCaaaaaagtttatgaattatctGTTTTATGTGACGTAGATGTTgctataattatgttctctcctTCTGGTCGTCTCACACATTATTCACGTAAAAGAAG AATTGAAGATATTCTTTCTGAGCTTATCAGTCTCCCAGACAGTGAAAGAggatt CTACATCAATAATAAAGAG TCTGTACTTTGGAACTTAAGGAAGATTGAAATTGAAGATAAATTCTGCGATATTGAAAG gataAATCCTGCATACATCAACGCAAATGACACGACAAAG aaaattcaagaTGAAATCAATGGCTTACATTGTAAACTCGATGAGGCTGAGGGATTATTAAG AATATTTGAACCAGATACACAAAGAATTACACCACTTCATGAGCTTGATTTGTGTGAAAAACGTCTTCAAGTTGCATTGAACCAAGTTAGACAAAGAATG GAACAACTTTCCAGCAATCATACATCCAGTTATGAAGATAATATGGAG CAAATAAATGCACTCCTTCAACACATAGACAACACACAAGTTCATGAGAAACCCCCTTATGACTTATGGCTAGAGCTTGAAGATTATAATTGTCAATATAATCATGACAATAACAATATTAATAGTCCTCTCTATGCTGCCTCAGAAACatcttcaatttctcaaag TTCTATGAACCTTCCATCCCCAACTACTTATGATACAATGTCCCAAACAAGTATAAGTGGTGAGACTTATCATAAAGAAGGGACAtttaattctcaaaataatgaGAACTTTAAGCAATCACAACATTCAACAAGGAACTTCCCAACTCTCACTTTACAAACTTCATTCAAATTTGCCAAG CCTGAAATGTCCCAAACAAGTTTAGAAGGAAGTTTTAGTTGCCTAATTGATGAAAATTTGAAGCAATCACAATGTTCAAATAGGGTCTTCCCAGCTATCACTCCATTACAAACTTCATTCTCATTTGCCAAG GCTGAAATGGAAACTCCAACCTCAGCATTACGACCATTGGCACCATATCTACAGGCTGAAGCAACAACATCTTCTTGCAATAATCAAGAAGGGAATCATGAAACCTCTTGGTTTCAGCCCAAAGTGAAAAAGTCCAAgcatcatcattcaatctgA
- the LOC129880824 gene encoding uncharacterized protein LOC129880824, which yields MDTAGLHDPNPPQPDTVTTSIDDPLNNPYTSLNAICHDLSDLQDLATRGAWKSILDKVGHARSLNLLAKPHEHLTYLTFNVLALTKLRRPVDANQELETLLDGEDFNTPQFHYQNYPNHYPNMKGNFVPFALRWLHAYLPYSLGQRMKSLDRLYTLFDFIRSKKLTVLTNPSKDLWKRREILVLNTIISHHLSQKDFKLCLCLLNELIEICGDDDPNVLSKLGYVKMQYGDLEGAKKAFSAVEGMIGSESEVGLKNLVSRSKALMYIVEKDYVSAVREYEECIERDGMDMVAMNNKALCLMYSRDLSDAIKVLENALERVPTVALNETLVVNLCSMYELAYVNHADIKKTLNNWIARVAPDDFDSSCTRT from the coding sequence ATGGACACCGCCGGATTACACGACCCAAATCCACCACAACCCGATACCGTCACCACTTCCATTGACGATCCACTAAACAATCCATACACCTCCTTAAACGCCATCTGCCATGACCTCTCCGATCTCCAAGACCTAGCCACCCGCGGCGCGTGGAAGTCAATCCTTGACAAAGTCGGCCACGCGAGGTCGCTCAACCTCCTCGCTAAACCTCACGAACACCTCACCTACCTCACTTTCAACGTCTTAGCACTCACCAAGCTCCGCCGCCCCGTCGATGCTAATCAAGAGCTCGAAACCCTCCTCGATGGCGAAGATTTCAACACCCCACAATTCCATTACCAAAATTACCCTAATCATTACCCCAATATGAAGGGCAATTTTGTCCCCTTTGCTCTCCGTTGGCTCCATGCTTATCTTCCCTACTCTCTCGGTCAGCGGATGAAATCACTCGACAGGTTATATACACTTTTTGATTTTATTCGATCGAAAAAACTTACAGTTTTGACTAACCCTAGTAAAGATTTGTGGAAAAGAAGGGAGATTTTGGTGTTGAATACGATAATTAGTCATCATTTGAGTCAAAAAGATTTCAAATTGTGTTTATGTTTGTTGAATGAGCTGATTGAAATATGTGGGGATGATGATCCGAACGTGTTGTCGAAATTAGGATATGTGAAAATGCAGTATGGAGATTTGGAGGGTGCGAAAAAGGCGTTTAGCGCGGTGGAGGGAATGATAGGGAGTGAAAGTGAAGTGGGGTTGAAGAATTTGGTGAGTAGGAGTAAGGCATTGATGTATATAGTGGAGAAGGATTATGTATCTGCTGTAAGGGAGTATGAAGAGTGTATCGAGAGGGATGGAATGGATATGGTGGCTATGAATAATAAGGCTTTGTGTTTGATGTATTCGAGGGATTTATCGGATGCTATTAAGGTGTTGGAGAATGCTTTGGAGAGGGTTCCGACTGTTGCATTGAATGAGACTCTTGTGGTGAATTTGTGTAGTATGTATGAATTGGCTTACGTTAATCATGCTGATATTAAGAAGACACTTAACAATTGGATTGCTAGAGTTGCTCCAGATGATTTTGACTCGTCTTGTACTCGGACATGA